CCACATTGACCGATCCCGGAAGAAGCGGGGTGAGAAAGGTCAGTGGGCAGGCTGGAGGGGGCAGGTACTAGgggacactccagcctggctcctCTCTGCCAGCCCTGCTCGCTCCTGGCTCCCCTTCCTGCTCCTCTCCTTGGCCCCAGCTCTCCCTGTCCGAGGAGATCGTTCTCAAACTTGCAACCCCCAAGAGgttttccctcctttccctcccagtCTGAATCAGCCTTCCAAAGGAGGACCGGCCTTTCACATCCTTACAAAAACTCCACGCTAAGCACAAGCACAGGCTCTGCCACACCTCAGCTGCCCTGGGACCCAGTCCCGGTCCCTGTCCAGGCCCACACCTGAGACCTGCTGTCCTCCCATTGCCCCCAGGAAGTGGGTGGGGCCCCTCATGCTTGCCCAGCCAGAGAGACCTGGTTATCCCCACCCGAGGTTTCCCTAGCCCACGGCGGGTCTGGGGCGCTGGGTGAGATAACTGCAGTGGCCTCCCCCTGCAGAGGAGACAGAATATGAGTACAGCGGCAGCGAGGAGGAAGATGACAGCCATGGAGAGGAAGGGGAGCCAAGGTAGGCCTGGCAGGCGGAGTGGGGGTTGGGGCGGTCATCGCTGAGTGGGGAGACTACAGTAGTGCTTGGCTTTGGGGACTCGGCCTGGGGGTGGTGGGCACAGAGAGGTAGAGACTCCTAGAAACCAAATTTCTGAGTGCTAAGAAGTGGAACGAATGACTGAGCAAGAGCTGGGGAGAGAGCAATTCGGGGTGAATGTGGGGCTCAGCAGTAACAGGAAAGGAGGACAGGACTGAAGACCGGGCAGAAGGGGATGGTAAGTCTCCTGGCCACCTGGGAGTGGCCAGAGGCAGAGGCTTTGATCCAGTTAAAGCACCCACTCAGGCGGGCCCACGGGGTTGAGAGTGGGAACCAACAGGGTTCTGACCCCAGTGCTTCTTTGTGCCACCCCTGCCCAGCTCCATCATGAACGTGCCTGGAGAGTCGACTCTACGCCGGGAGTTTCTCCGGCTCCAGCAGGAAAATAAGAGCAACTCAGAGGCtttaaaacagcagcagcagctgcagcagcagcagcagcgagaCCCCGAGGCACACATCAAACACCTGCTGCACCAGCGGCAGCGGCGCATAGAGGAGCAGAAGGAGGAGCGGCGCCGTGTGGAGGAGGTGGGCTGTCTCCCAAGGGCCCAGGCCTGCCCCGGCCTCCTCCTGACCTGCCCCGGGTCCATTAGGGCCTTGGAGAACAGGTTTTAAAATGCCTTAAATGAATGGCATTTCTGTTGAAACAATTATATGATTTCAAATTTCATGATGAGCTGGACTTAACAaaaaatgtaatcccagcactttgggaggctgaggtgggcggatcacctgaggtcaggagtttgagaccagcctggccaacatggtgaaaccccatctctactaataatacaaaaattagccaggcgtggtggcgcatgcctgtaatcccagctactccggaggctgaggcaggagaattgcttggacccgggagcagaggttgcagtgagcagagatcacaccactgcactccagcctgggtgacagagcaagactccgtctctaataataataagcaaTAACCCGCAGCACCCACACTGTCCACCTGCTACCCCCAAAGTAGGCCCTCTCATTGttgaacaaaaaataatttgcaaGAAAACCTGCTACAGAAGAGCCTTGTGCAGTTTTGAAAAtataggccaggtgaggtggctcacgcctgtaatcccagcactttgggaggcggaggatgggGGCGGAttgtgagatcaggagttcgagaccagcctgtctaatatggtgaaaccccatctctactaaagatacaaaaattagccaggcgtggtggtgcacgtgcctatagttccagctacttaggaggctgaggcaggagaatcgcttgaacctgggaggtggaagttgtagtgagctgagatcacaccactggcctggggaacagagcaagactccgtctccaaaatataaaaaaataaatatagcgtTCAGATAGTATAGTAACAAagtcctatcttttttttttttttttgagatggagttttgctcttgttgcccagggtggcgaGTGTAGTGGCGCACTCTAGGCTCACCGCAAaacttccgtctcccaggttcaagtgattctcctgcctcagcctcctgaggagctgggattacaggaatgcgccaccacgcccggctaattttgtatttttttcagtagagacagggtttctgcatgttggtcaggctggtctcgaactcccgacctcaggtgatccacctgcctcggcctcccaaagtgctgggattacaggtgtgagccaccgcacccagccacaaagTCCTATCTAACAAGGTGTTACCTGGAGAAGGCCTGCTGGCAACTTCATTGCAGAAGTAGGCACAAGTTCCCTCAAGTGTAAGGGTCCCTCAGGGTGTGTgcttttgttggtggtggtggtggtagactTCGTGAAAGCCACCACAGAAATACCGTGAAAGTAAAGTACCACCTGGGCACTGGCGCTTGTCAAGGAGTGGGCCAGGTCCCTCTTTTCTGTGCTTTCTGTGCACGGGCACCTGGTGCCCTCTTGTGGCCAAAGGCTATCACTACGACCTGCTCTATATGGACTTCAGGCAAAGGTCGATTTTAGGCTAGGAGTGCTGGGGAGGCTTGTTTTGAGTTCGGCTTTGGTTTGTTGTttggtggggtgtggggagtggaAGGTGTTGTCTAGCTAAGCCCACCCCACAGGCAGCAGTCAGTCGCACAGCCTCTCTCGTCACAGCTACCGGCTGTTTACCCGAGCCCAGCCCCGCGGGCCCTTGGGTGGGGATGGGTATAGTTGCAGAAACAAGCGGAAGCCGGTCTCTCTCACCACCCTCCGTGGTGAGCAAGGAGGGCTCCCCTCCCTGTCCATGGAGGGGCAGTGCTGACGCGATGTCCGGTATGGTTCTTAAGACCACCTGGCTCTCCCCACAGCAACAGCGGCGGGAGCGGGAGCAGCGGAAGCTGCAGGAGAAGGAGCAGCAGCGGCGGCTGGAGGACATGCAGGTTCTGCGGCGGGAGGAGGAGCGGCGGCAGGCGGAGCGTGAGCAGGTAGAGCGCCGCACCCGCATCCCTGCCCTCCCGCCCTCCCGCTCCTGCTGCCTGCCGCCCCTGCTCCCCGTgcccttcccccttctctcccccacccccagattCCTCCTATCTTTTCTAgcttcactctttctctctgttttctcccACCCTTCAACCCCAACCCTGaccccctccctcttccttccctgcctcatTCCCATCTCTTTACCCCATCCCTGACTCCCCGACCCCTTCCTCATCCCCCCTCATTCCCTGTGCCCTCTTCTTCCCCATCTGTGCCGCATGGCCCCCATGGGGCTCATGTCATCCCCTCGCCTACCTCTCTCTTACTCTTCCCCTGCACCCCCTCATTCTCCTGCGgatcccttcctccttctccaacTCGCTGCtgctgccctcctctgcctcttcctccttccctgccctctgccccccaccccacaccctgtCCCCCAGGAGTATATTCGTCACAGGCTAGAGGAGGAGCAGCGACAGCTCGAGATCCTTCAGCAACAGCTGCTCCAGGAACAGGCCCTGCTGCTGGTAACGGGTCCCTCAGCGTCCTCTGGGAAGATGCTTTTCAGAGCTTCTTTGCTGGAACGGGATGGGAACACTTCAAGGGAAGGGATTCACCCAGGACATCAAGGGAATACATCTCCTCTCTAGGCAGTTGGAGAAAAGAGAGGGCATGCCTGCTCTAACTCCCAGGGCCACACCCTGCTGAGCCCTCTCTCCCTACCCTTGGGCCCAGGAATACAAGCGGAAGCAGCTGGAGGAGCAGCGGCAGTCAGAACGTCTCCAGAGGcagctgcagcaggagcatgcCTACCTCAAGTCcctgcagcagcagcaacagcagcagcagcttcagaaacagcagcagcagcagctcctgcCTGGGGACAGGAAGCCCCTGTACCATTATGGTCGGGGCATGAATCCCACTGACAAACCAGCCTGGGCCCGAGAGGTACTCACTGCCTCTTTTGCCTCCTGAGACTGCAGTCCCACTGCCTGAGGCCTGGAGAGCCACAAGAAGTAGTTGTTCACAGTAGCAGGCACCAAGTAGGGGAAAGGAGCACACAGCACAGAGCGTAGGGCGGGAGTAGTTAGGGCAGGTGGGACCCTCAGTTTTGAGAACAGGGAGGCAAGAGCTGGCCTGCTTGACATCCCTTCACATCACAGGTAGAAGAGAGAACAAGGATGAACAAGCAGCAGAACTCTCCCTTGGCCAAGAGCAAGCCAGGCAGCACGGGGCCTGAGCCCCCCATCCCCCAGGCCTCCCCAGGGCCCCCAGGACCCCTTTCCCAGACTCCTCCTATGCAGAGGCCGGTGGAGCCCCAGGAGGGACCGCACAAGGTGAGTCTCTCCCCACCCCTGTCTTAATGAAGACACAGGGAGCTTTGTTCAGagcacaggtacacacacacgcgcgcgcacacacacacacacctgctcaGCCCTGAGCCAGGATTACAGAGCACAGGCCTTGTGGACAGACTCACTCACCTGCTTCTTGCTGCCTGTGTCTGTCCTGACTTAGCTGTCATCAGGCTCAAGGAACCCCTTGTCCTTCAATGGAGGAAGGGGCAACTAAAGTCCCTTCCCACCCCAGACCCCGATTCGCAGGTGGGGATGTGCCATGGAGCAGGCAGCCCACCCTCCCTGGTCTCTCCCTGCAGAGCCTGGTGGCACACCGGGTCCCACTGAAGCCATATGCAGCACCTGTACCCCGATCCCAGTCCCTGCAGGACCAGCCCACCCGAAACCTGGCTGCCTTCCCAGCCTCCCATGACCCCGACCCTGCCATCCCCGCACCCACTGCCACGCCCAGTGCCCGAGGAGCTGTCATCCGCCAGAATTCAGACCCCACCTCTGAAGGACCTGGCCCCAGCCCGAATCCCCCAGCCTGGGTCCGCTCAGATAACGAGGCCCCACCCAAGGTAAGGACAGTCCTGCAGGCCCAGGGAAAAGCAGAGAGCTAGTCATGAGGAGAAGGAGGGCAGTGAAGGGGCAGGCCACATGGAGGAAGAGTGCAGGGCGGGAAGCGAGAGAAAGCCAGGGCGCTGCCCTGCCGGGGTCAGCCGTCCAGCTGAGGACGCGACGTGGAGGGGTGGCATCGGTCCCCGTGGGGAGCGTGGGAATGGAGAAACGCCCAGGGTGTTTTGGGAGCGCTAAGGGGCAGACTTTGCGAGTTAGAACCGCAGCTCCACCGTCATCCAGCTTCATAACCCTGGACGGATTCACTAACtcccctgaacctcagttttctcatccatcaAAGTGGGGGAgctcacctctcagaggtgaggCTTAGACGTCTGAGAAGTGCCTGTCGCAGCGCCAGCTCGCAGCACGTGGACTTCTCTCCACAGGTGCCTCAGAGGACCTCATCTATCGCCACTGCCCTTAACACCAGTGGGGCCGGAGGGTCCCGGCCAGCCCAGGCAGTCCGTGCCAGGTAATGCCTGGGTAGGGCAACGCCTGGGTGAGGTCTGAGGGCAGCCTAGGGAGTAGGGGGGCACAGGGACTTTACCAGCCTACCCGCCTAGGGGTGGGCAAGCCCCAGCCCCATCACCTCAGCGCCCCCCCCCGCCCCCTCGGCACCCCTGTGCTCCCTTCACAGACCTCGCAGCAACTCCGCCTGGCAAATCTATCTGCAAAGGCGGGCAGAGCGGGGCACCCCAAAGCCTCCAGGGCCCCCTGCTCAGCCCCCTGGCCCGCCCAACGCCTCTAGGTAATAGAGTTGTCCCCCGACTCACTCTCACCTCTCACTTCTGCCACCCGCTTCCCTGGTGATGGCTCCCTCTGCAGTGCAGCTCAGCACCCCAGAGAAGGGAGCACTCTGCCTCCCTGACACTGACTCTGCCCCCCCAACAGTAACCCCGACCTCAGGAGGAGCGACCCTGGCTGGGAACGCTCGGACAGCGTCCTTCCAGCCTCTCACGGGCACCTCCCCCAGGCTGGCTCACTGGAGCGGAACCGCGTGGGAGGTATGTGAGCCAGGGCTGGGCAGCCTGCTCTGGGCCGGGGGGCTTATCACCATGGACCCTGCCTTTGGTGGCGTTGGACTGGGGCACCCACAGGGACAGGGAGGACCTGTGTGGGTATGGAACTTGGGGCTGAGTTCTGGGGCTCAGGGTGTGGGCTTGAGGCCATCCCTTGTTCAGGCATCAGTGACCTTCTTCCACCCTGCCGTCCAGCCTCCTCCAAACTGGACAGCTCCCCAGTGCTCTCCCCTGGGAATAAAGCCAAGCCCGATGACCACCGCTCACGGCCAGGCCGGCCCGCAGTGAGTCACCTGGTGGCAGGCATGGCCTGCCTCATCCTGGTTTGGGGCTTAGCGCCAGGGTGCTGGGTGTCAGGGGTGGGGTCTCCGCTGATCTACCGAGAAGGGCTGTGGGGATGGAGGGGACTGGTGCTTCTCATGGTACTAACCTTTTCTAACCTCTCTCCTAACCTCTCTCCTGGCTCTTTCTTCCCCTGCGGCCCCTCCCAGAGCTATAAGCGAGCAATTGGTGAGGTTAGTGAGATGGGCCTGCTTGTGGGAGCCCCTCCTGTCGCCCTGCTGGGGTGTCCCGGCACCCTTTGTCTACCTCCACCCAGGCCCAGCTTCTCCCTGCCCCTCACGTGGCTCCTCCCTGCAGGACTTCGTGTTGCTGAAAGAGCGGACCCTGGACGaggcccctcggcctcccaagaaggCCATGGACTACTCGTCGTCCAGCGAGGAGGTGGAAAGCAgtgaggaggacgaggaggaagGCGAAGGCGGGCCAGCAGAGGGGAGCAGAGATACCCCTGGGGGCCGGTACGGCTTCGGGAGTGGGGCCCTCCCACTCCAAggcacagggagggaggggaagtggCAGTGGGGAAGAGGTGGGGCTTTGGGGCAAGTCTGAGGGAGAGCGGCTCCCTTCTCTAGAGAGCGGGGTGAGGGTGCAGGTTCCTGTCTCTCTCCCGCTGCCCTGTGGGGTGGCCTCTTCAAGTGCCTGTCTGCCCCTGTGCCAGCCTGCCCTGTGTGCCATGCAGGGAAGCACCTCACGGTGGAGCAGGGGCTACACCGTGAGGGTGGAGCAGGTTGTGTTTTGAATAGAGACAAAAGCCTGGGCTCTGGCTGCCATCTGCTGCCTTTGGCACTTCTGTGGCCAGGGGCAGGACCTGGAGGGGCCCCACCTTCCTCTCTCACAGCAGCGATGGGGATACAGACAGCGTCAGCACCATGGTGGTCCACGACGTCGAGGAGATCACCGGGACCCAGCCCCCATACGGGGGCGGCACCATGGTGGTCCAGCGCGTGAGTGAGCCTCTGCTCCCTCCCCTGTACCTGTGTGTGCCCTCCTCAGCCCCACGCCAACCTTGCCCTCTGTCCTGTAGACCCCTGAAGAGGAGCGGAACCTGCTGCATGCTGACAGCAATGGGTATACAAACCTGCCTGACGTGGTCCAGCCCAGCCACTCACCCACCGAGAACAGCAAAGGCCAAAGCCCACCCTCGAAGGATGGGAGTGGTGACGTAAGTGGGCCGGAGGCAGGTCCGCCGGGAGAGAAGAGCCTTGGCGATGGGCGGGAGGTCCCGGTGCTGGGTCACGGCAGAGGATGGGGCGGAGCGCTGGGAGCTGGACAGCGGGGGTGCCAGTTGGGGAGCTGGAGCCTGGGGAACAGCAGCAGGGGCAGGGCCGCAGCTGGACTTGCACTTGTCTGCCTGACTGCTGTCCCCTCCCACAGTACCAGTCTCGTGGGCTGGTAAAGGCCCCTGGCAAGAGCTCGTTCACGATGTTTGTGGATCTAGGGATCTACCAGCCTGGAGGCAGTGGGGACAGCATCCCCATCACAGGTGAGGACAGGAGGACAGACCTGCTGTGAGGCCGGGGTCCAGGGGCAGCCTGGATGGGAGCACAGTGGTCTTGAGACGCAGCCTCACAAAGCATAGCCACAGGACCTCTCCCTTGGGCCCTAGCACCTGCCTGGGCACAGAGGCAAGGAAGGGCCTCTGAGACCCCTCCTTCCTGTCCCACAGGACAGGAAATGCTTAGAGTTGCCAGGGGACCTGGGCAAAGACTCAAAGCTAACAAGTGACAGAAATGGGACTTGAGCCAGACCTTTTGACTCCAAGTCCAGCACTCTATCCCCCTCTCCCATGCACCTCCTCTCCTCctgtctttctcctcctttctgcGTATTATGAGGTGCCAAGACCTGATATAGGGGATGGAGGTAAAAAGAGATGGGGTGAGAAGCTgcagcccctcctcccacctcctcccacctcctcctccttctggcAGCCCTAGTGGGTGGAGAGGGCACTCGGCTCGACCAGCTGCAGTACGACGTGAGGAAGGGTTCTGTGGTCAACGTGAATCCCACCAACACCCGGGCCCACAGTGAGACCCCTGAGATCCGGAAGTACAAGAAGCGATTCAACTCCGAGATCCTCTGTGCAGCCCTTTGGGGTAAGCCAGGGCAGGGACAGCTGAGGAGGCTCTGGCGTGGCTCCTGTGCTCCTGGTTAGGTGAGGGCCTGGCTGAGCCTCTGACCTGCCCAAGGGCTCCTGTTGCAGGGGTCAACCTGCTGGTGGGCACAGAGAACGGGCTGATGTTGCTGGACCGAAGTGGGCAGGGCAAGGTGTATGGACTCATTGGGCGGCGACGCTTCCAGCAGATGGATGTGCTGGAGGGGCTCAACCTGCTCATCACCATCTCAGGTACAGGTGTGgtgagtgggggagggaggaggggctcaGCTCCTTGGCGCTGTCACCGTCTTCTGCCTGGGAGGAGGGCAGCCTTGGTCCAGGCACTGGAAGGTGGGGCCGCACTTTCTCACCCCTTGTGGTATGCTGACAGAGGAGGGGCGGTGGCATTCAGGCCTCAGATGAGAATGGGGggtgtgtctgtctgtccatcccTCAGGGAAAAGGAACAAACTGCGGGTGTATTACCTGTCCTGGCTCCGGAACAAGATTCTGCACAATGACCCAGAAGTGGAGAAGAAGCAGGGCTGGACCACCGTGGGGGACATGGAGGGCTGCGGGCACTACCGTGTCGGTGAGGATGTCCCAACAGAGTGGCCAGCACATACTTGTTCATGAAGAGACAGAAATGGATCTGGGAGCCAGGGACTTGGGGCCTGGGTGGGGCAGTGTAGTGACAGACCACGGGGAGGCGCCCGTGGCGCAAGAAGGGAAGTCTCAGCATCCCTCTTCTCTCCCGCCCCCAGTGAAATACGAGCGGATTAAGTTCCTGGTCATCGCCCTCAAG
The sequence above is a segment of the Gorilla gorilla gorilla isolate KB3781 chromosome 19, NHGRI_mGorGor1-v2.1_pri, whole genome shotgun sequence genome. Coding sequences within it:
- the MINK1 gene encoding misshapen-like kinase 1 isoform X30, producing the protein MGDPAPARSLDDIDLSALRDPAGIFELVEVVGNGTYGQVYKGRHVKTGQLAAIKVMDVTEDEEEEIKQEINMLKKYSHHRNIATYYGAFIKKSPPGNDDQLWLVMEFCGAGSVTDLVKNTKGNALKEDCIAYICREILRGLAHLHAHKVIHRDIKGQNVLLTENAEVKLVDFGVSAQLDRTVGRRNTFIGTPYWMAPEVIACDENPDATYDYRSDIWSLGITAIEMAEGAPPLCDMHPMRALFLIPRNPPPRLKSKKWSKKFIDFIDTCLIKTYLSRPPTEQLLKFPFIRDQPTERQVRIQLKDHIDRSRKKREETEYEYSGSEEEDDSHGEEGEPSSIMNVPGESTLRREFLRLQQENKSNSEALKQQQQLQQQQQRDPEAHIKHLLHQRQRRIEEQKEERRRVEEQQRREREQRKLQEKEQQRRLEDMQVLRREEERRQAEREQEYKRKQLEEQRQSERLQRQLQQEHAYLKSLQQQQQQQQLQKQQQQQLLPGDRKPLYHYGRGMNPTDKPAWAREVEERTRMNKQQNSPLAKSKPGSTGPEPPIPQASPGPPGPLSQTPPMQRPVEPQEGPHKSLVAHRVPLKPYAAPVPRSQSLQDQPTRNLAAFPASHDPDPAIPAPTATPSARGAVIRQNSDPTSEGPGPSPNPPAWVRSDNEAPPKVPQRTSSIATALNTSGAGGSRPAQAVRASNPDLRRSDPGWERSDSVLPASHGHLPQAGSLERNRVGASSKLDSSPVLSPGNKAKPDDHRSRPGRPADFVLLKERTLDEAPRPPKKAMDYSSSSEEVESSEEDEEEGEGGPAEGSRDTPGGRSDGDTDSVSTMVVHDVEEITGTQPPYGGGTMVVQRTPEEERNLLHADSNGYTNLPDVVQPSHSPTENSKGQSPPSKDGSGDYQSRGLVKAPGKSSFTMFVDLGIYQPGGSGDSIPITALVGGEGTRLDQLQYDVRKGSVVNVNPTNTRAHSETPEIRKYKKRFNSEILCAALWGVNLLVGTENGLMLLDRSGQGKVYGLIGRRRFQQMDVLEGLNLLITISGKRNKLRVYYLSWLRNKILHNDPEVEKKQGWTTVGDMEGCGHYRVVKYERIKFLVIALKSSVEVYAWAPKPYHKFMAFKSFADLPHRPLLVDLTVEEGQRLKVIYGSSAGFHAVDVDSGNSYDIYIPVHIQSQITPHAIIFLPNTDGMEMLLCYEDEGVYVNTYGRIIKDVVLQWGEMPTSVAYICSNQIMGWGEKAIEIRSVETGHLDGVFMHKRAQRLKFLCERNDKVFFASVRSGGSSQVYFMTLNRNCIMNW
- the MINK1 gene encoding misshapen-like kinase 1 isoform X31, coding for MGDPAPARSLDDIDLSALRDPAGIFELVEVVGNGTYGQVYKGRHVKTGQLAAIKVMDVTEDEEEEIKQEINMLKKYSHHRNIATYYGAFIKKSPPGNDDQLWLVMEFCGAGSVTDLVKNTKGNALKEDCIAYICREILRGLAHLHAHKVIHRDIKGQNVLLTENAEVKLVDFGVSAQLDRTVGRRNTFIGTPYWMAPEVIACDENPDATYDYRSDIWSLGITAIEMAEGAPPLCDMHPMRALFLIPRNPPPRLKSKKWSKKFIDFIDTCLIKTYLSRPPTEQLLKFPFIRDQPTERQVRIQLKDHIDRSRKKREETEYEYSGSEEEDDSHGEEGEPSSIMNVPGESTLRREFLRLQQENKSNSEALKQQQQLQQQQQRDPEAHIKHLLHQRQRRIEEQKEERRRVEEQQRREREQRKLQEKEQQRRLEDMQVLRREEERRQAEREQEYKRKQLEEQRQSERLQRQLQQEHAYLKSLQQQQQQQQLQKQQQQQLLPGDRKPLYHYGRGMNPTDKPAWAREVEERTRMNKQQNSPLAKSKPGSTGPEPPIPQASPGPPGPLSQTPPMQRPVEPQEGPHKSLVAHRVPLKPYAAPVPRSQSLQDQPTRNLAAFPASHDPDPAIPAPTATPSARGAVIRQNSDPTSEGPGPSPNPPAWVRSDNEAPPKVPQRTSSIATALNTSGAGGSRPAQAVRASNPDLRRSDPGWERSDSVLPASHGHLPQAGSLERNRVGASSKLDSSPVLSPGNKAKPDDHRSRPGRPADFVLLKERTLDEAPRPPKKAMDYSSSSEEVESSEEDEEEGEGGPAEGSRDTPGGRDGDTDSVSTMVVHDVEEITGTQPPYGGGTMVVQRTPEEERNLLHADSNGYTNLPDVVQPSHSPTENSKGQSPPSKDGSGDYQSRGLVKAPGKSSFTMFVDLGIYQPGGSGDSIPITALVGGEGTRLDQLQYDVRKGSVVNVNPTNTRAHSETPEIRKYKKRFNSEILCAALWGVNLLVGTENGLMLLDRSGQGKVYGLIGRRRFQQMDVLEGLNLLITISGKRNKLRVYYLSWLRNKILHNDPEVEKKQGWTTVGDMEGCGHYRVVKYERIKFLVIALKSSVEVYAWAPKPYHKFMAFKSFADLPHRPLLVDLTVEEGQRLKVIYGSSAGFHAVDVDSGNSYDIYIPVHIQSQITPHAIIFLPNTDGMEMLLCYEDEGVYVNTYGRIIKDVVLQWGEMPTSVAYICSNQIMGWGEKAIEIRSVETGHLDGVFMHKRAQRLKFLCERNDKVFFASVRSGGSSQVYFMTLNRNCIMNW
- the MINK1 gene encoding misshapen-like kinase 1 isoform X35: MGDPAPARSLDDIDLSALRDPAGIFELVEVVGNGTYGQVYKGRHVKTGQLAAIKVMDVTEDEEEEIKQEINMLKKYSHHRNIATYYGAFIKKSPPGNDDQLWLVMEFCGAGSVTDLVKNTKGNALKEDCIAYICREILRGLAHLHAHKVIHRDIKGQNVLLTENAEVKLVDFGVSAQLDRTVGRRNTFIGTPYWMAPEVIACDENPDATYDYRSDIWSLGITAIEMAEGAPPLCDMHPMRALFLIPRNPPPRLKSKKWSKKFIDFIDTCLIKTYLSRPPTEQLLKFPFIRDQPTERQVRIQLKDHIDRSRKKREETEYEYSGSEEEDDSHGEEGEPSSIMNVPGESTLRREFLRLQQENKSNSEALKQQQQLQQQQQRDPEAHIKHLLHQRQRRIEEQKEERRRVEEQQRREREQRKLQEKEQQRRLEDMQVLRREEERRQAEREQEYKRKQLEEQRQSERLQRQLQQEHAYLKSLQQQQQQQQLQKQQQQQLLPGDRKPLYHYGRGMNPTDKPAWAREVEERTRMNKQQNSPLAKSKPGSTGPEPPIPQASPGPPGPLSQTPPMQRPVEPQEGPHKSLQDQPTRNLAAFPASHDPDPAIPAPTATPSARGAVIRQNSDPTSEGPGPSPNPPAWVRSDNEAPPKVPQRTSSIATALNTSGAGGSRPAQAVRASNPDLRRSDPGWERSDSVLPASHGHLPQAGSLERNRVGASSKLDSSPVLSPGNKAKPDDHRSRPGRPADFVLLKERTLDEAPRPPKKAMDYSSSSEEVESSEEDEEEGEGGPAEGSRDTPGGRSDGDTDSVSTMVVHDVEEITGTQPPYGGGTMVVQRTPEEERNLLHADSNGYTNLPDVVQPSHSPTENSKGQSPPSKDGSGDYQSRGLVKAPGKSSFTMFVDLGIYQPGGSGDSIPITALVGGEGTRLDQLQYDVRKGSVVNVNPTNTRAHSETPEIRKYKKRFNSEILCAALWGVNLLVGTENGLMLLDRSGQGKVYGLIGRRRFQQMDVLEGLNLLITISGKRNKLRVYYLSWLRNKILHNDPEVEKKQGWTTVGDMEGCGHYRVVKYERIKFLVIALKSSVEVYAWAPKPYHKFMAFKSFADLPHRPLLVDLTVEEGQRLKVIYGSSAGFHAVDVDSGNSYDIYIPVHIQSQITPHAIIFLPNTDGMEMLLCYEDEGVYVNTYGRIIKDVVLQWGEMPTSVAYICSNQIMGWGEKAIEIRSVETGHLDGVFMHKRAQRLKFLCERNDKVFFASVRSGGSSQVYFMTLNRNCIMNW
- the MINK1 gene encoding misshapen-like kinase 1 isoform X27, whose translation is MLKKYSHHRNIATYYGAFIKKSPPGNDDQLWLVMEFCGAGSVTDLVKNTKGNALKEDCIAYICREILRGLAHLHAHKVIHRDIKGQNVLLTENAEVKLVDFGVSAQLDRTVGRRNTFIGTPYWMAPEVIACDENPDATYDYRSDIWSLGITAIEMAEGAPPLCDMHPMRALFLIPRNPPPRLKSKKWSKKFIDFIDTCLIKTYLSRPPTEQLLKFPFIRDQPTERQVRIQLKDHIDRSRKKRGEKEETEYEYSGSEEEDDSHGEEGEPSSIMNVPGESTLRREFLRLQQENKSNSEALKQQQQLQQQQQRDPEAHIKHLLHQRQRRIEEQKEERRRVEEQQRREREQRKLQEKEQQRRLEDMQVLRREEERRQAEREQEYIRHRLEEEQRQLEILQQQLLQEQALLLEYKRKQLEEQRQSERLQRQLQQEHAYLKSLQQQQQQQQLQKQQQQQLLPGDRKPLYHYGRGMNPTDKPAWAREVEERTRMNKQQNSPLAKSKPGSTGPEPPIPQASPGPPGPLSQTPPMQRPVEPQEGPHKSLVAHRVPLKPYAAPVPRSQSLQDQPTRNLAAFPASHDPDPAIPAPTATPSARGAVIRQNSDPTSEGPGPSPNPPAWVRSDNEAPPKVPQRTSSIATALNTSGAGGSRPAQAVRARPRSNSAWQIYLQRRAERGTPKPPGPPAQPPGPPNASSNPDLRRSDPGWERSDSVLPASHGHLPQAGSLERNRVGASSKLDSSPVLSPGNKAKPDDHRSRPGRPASYKRAIGEDFVLLKERTLDEAPRPPKKAMDYSSSSEEVESSEEDEEEGEGGPAEGSRDTPGGRSDGDTDSVSTMVVHDVEEITGTQPPYGGGTMVVQRTPEEERNLLHADSNGYTNLPDVVQPSHSPTENSKGQSPPSKDGSGDYQSRGLVKAPGKSSFTMFVDLGIYQPGGSGDSIPITALVGGEGTRLDQLQYDVRKGSVVNVNPTNTRAHSETPEIRKYKKRFNSEILCAALWGVNLLVGTENGLMLLDRSGQGKVYGLIGRRRFQQMDVLEGLNLLITISGKRNKLRVYYLSWLRNKILHNDPEVEKKQGWTTVGDMEGCGHYRVVKYERIKFLVIALKSSVEVYAWAPKPYHKFMAFKSFADLPHRPLLVDLTVEEGQRLKVIYGSSAGFHAVDVDSGNSYDIYIPVHIQSQITPHAIIFLPNTDGMEMLLCYEDEGVYVNTYGRIIKDVVLQWGEMPTSVAYICSNQIMGWGEKAIEIRSVETGHLDGVFMHKRAQRLKFLCERNDKVFFASVRSGGSSQVYFMTLNRNCIMNW